gtttagcttttggacaacgtttcgttaggtaaagaagccaatagaccaagttaagttcaaaattacgaaacgtgaaaaacttgtctatgcatagaactgagcattcctaaggcatcaaattggaccgttatactctatttagtgttcttagaagtcttaacttgctagtttagcttttggacaacgtttcgttaggtaaagaagccaatagaccaagttaagttcaaaattgcacgaaacgtgaaaaacttgtctatgcatagaatgagcattcctaaggcatcaaattggaccgttatactctatttagtgttctaaagtcttaacttgctagtttagctttggacaacgtttcgttaggtaaagaagccaatagaccaagttaagttcaaaattgcacgaaacgtgaaaaacttgtctatgcatagaattgagcattcctaaggcatcaaattggaccgttatactctatttagtgttcttagaagtcttaacttgctagtttagcttttggacaacgttttgttaggtaaagaagccaatagaccaagttgttcaaaattgcacgaaacgtgaaaaactgtctatgcatagaattgagcattcctaaggcatcaaattggaccgttactctatttagtgttcttagaatcttaacttgctagtttagcttttggacaacgtttcgttaggtaaagagccaatagaccaagttaagttcaaaattacacgaaacgtgaaaaacttgtctatgcatagaactagcattcctaaggcatcaaattggaccgttatactctatttagtgttcttagaagtcttaacttgctagtttagcttttggacaacgtttcgttaggtaaaaagccaatagaccaagttaagttcaaaattacgaaacgtgaaaaattgtctatgcatagaattgagcattcctaaggcatcaaatggaccgttatactctatttagtgttctagaagtcttaacttgctagtttagcttttggacaacgtttcgttaggtaaagaagccaatagaccaagttaagttcaaaattacaaaaacgtgaaaaacttgtctatgcatagaactgagcattctaagtcaaattggaccgttatactctatttagtgttcttgaagtcttaacttgctagtttagcttttggacaacgtttcgttaggtaaagaagccaatagaccaagttaagttcaaaattgcacgaaacgtgaaaaacttgtctatgcatagaactgagcattcctaaggcatcaaattggaccgttatactctatttagtgttcttaaagtcttaacttgctagtttagcttttggacaacgtttcgttaggtaaagaagccaatagaccaagttaagttcaaaattgcacgaaacgtgaaaaacttgtctatgcatagaatgagcattctaagatcaaattggaccgttatactctatttagtgttcttagatcttaacttgctagttagcttttggacaacgtttcgttaggtaaagaagccaatagaccaagttaagttcaaaattgcacgaaacgtgaaaaacttgtctatgcatagaactgagcattcctaaggcatcaaattggacgttatactctatttagtgttcttagaagtcttaacttgctagcttagcttttggacaacgtttcgttaggtaaagaagccaatagaccaagttaagttcaaaattacgaaacgtgaaaaacattctatgcatagaactgagcattctaaggcatcaaattggaccgttatactctatttagtgttcttagaagtcttaacttgctagtttagctttggacaacgtttcgttaggtaaagaagccaatagaccaagttaagttcaaaattgcacgaaacgtgaaaaacttgtgtatgcatagaattgagcattcctaaggcatcaaattggaccgttatactctatttagtgttcttagaagtttaacttgctagtttagctttggacaacgtttcgttaggtaaagaagccaatagaccaagttaagttcaaaattgcacgaaacgtgaaaaactgtctatgcatagaactgagcattcctaaggcatcaaattggaccgttatactctatttagtgttctacgatgtattaacttgctagttagcttttggacaacgtttcgttaggtaaagaagccaatagaccaagttaagttcaaaattacaaaacgtgaaaaacttgtctatgcatagaactgagcattcctaaggcatcaaattggaccgttatactctatttagtgttcttagaagtcttaacttgctagtttagcttttggacaacgtttcgttaggtaaagaagccaatagaccaagttaagttcaaaattacacgaaacgtgaaaaatgtctacatagaactgagcattcctaaggcatcaagttggaccgttatactctatttagtgttctagatgtttaacttgctagttagcttttggacaacgtttcgttaggtaaagaagccaatagaccaagttaagttcaaaattgcacgaaacgagaaaaactgtctacgcatagaactagcattcctaaggcatcaagttggaccgttatactctatttagtgttctagatgtattaacttgctagttagcttttggacaacgtttcgttaggtaaagaagccaatagaccaagttaagttcaaaattacacgaaacgtgaaaaacttgtctatgcatagaactgagcattcctaaggcatcaaattggaccgttatactctatttagtgtcttagaagtcttaacttgctagtttagcttttggacaacgtttcgttaggtaaagaagccaatagaccaagttaagttcaaaattacacgaaacgtgaaaaatgtctattcatagaattgagcattcctaaggcatcaaattggaccgttatactctatttagtgttcttagaagtcttaacttgctagtttagcttttggacaacgtttcgttaggtaaagaagccaatagaccaagttaagttcaaaattgcacgaaacgagaaaaactgtctacatagaatgagcattcctaaggcatcaaattggaccgttatactctatttagtgttcttagaagtcttaacttgctagtttagcttttggacaacgtttcgttggtaaagaagccaatagaccaagttaagttcaaaattgcacgaaacgtgaaaacttgtctatgcatagaatgagcattcctaaggcatcaaattggaccgttatactctatttagtgttcttagaagtcttaacttgctagtttagcttttggacaacgtttcgttaggtaaagaagccaatagaccaagttaagttcaaaattgcacgaaacgtgaaaaacttgtctatgcatagaactgagcattcctaaggcatcaaattggaccgttatactctatttagcgttcttagaagtcttaacttgctagtttagcttttggacaacgtttcgttaggtaaagaagccaatagaccaagttcgttcaaaattgcacgaaacgtgaaaaactcgtctatgcatagaattgagcattcctaaggcatcaaattggaccgttacactctatttagtgttcttagaagtcttaacttgctagtttagcttttggacaacgtttcgttaggtaaagaagccaatagaccaagttaagttcaaaattgcacgaaacgtgaaaaacttgtctatgcatagaactgagcattcctaagcatcaaattggacgttatactctatttagtgttcttagaagtttaacttgctagtttagcttttggacaacgtttcgttaggtaaaaagcaatagaccaagttaagttcaaaattacagaaacgtgaaaagttgtctatgcatagaattgagcattcctaaggcatcaaattggaccgttatactctatttagtgttctagaagtcttaacttgctagtttagcttttggacaacgtttcgttaggtaaagaagccaatagaccaagttaagttcaaaattacaaaacgtgaaaaagttgtctatgcataaaactgagcattcctaaggcatcaaattggacagttatactctatttagtgttctagaagtcttaacttgctagtttagcttttggacaacgtttcgttaggtaaagaagccaatagaccaagttaagttcaaaattgcaagaaacgttaaaaacttgtctatgcatagaactgagcattcctaaggcatcaaattggaccgttatactatatttagtgttcttaaagtcttaacttgctagtttagcttttggacaacgtttcgttggtaaagaagcaaatagaccaagttaatttcaaaattgcacgaaacgtgaaaaacttgtctatgcatagaatgagcattctaaggcatcaaattggaccgttatactctatttagtgttctaaagtcttaacttgctagtttagcttttggacaacgtttcgttaggtaaagaagcaatagaccaagttaagttcaaaattacacgaaacgtgaaaaacttgtctatgtatagaactgagcattcctaaggcatcaaattggacgttatactctatttagtgttctactatgtattaacttgctagcttagcttttggacaacgtttcgttaggtaaagaagccaatagacaagttaagttcaaagttacacgaaacgtgaaaaacttgtctatgcatagaactgagcattcctaaggcatcaaattggaccgttatactctatttagtgttcttagaagtcttaacttgctagtttagcttttggacaacgttcgttaggtaaagaagccaatagaccaagttaagttcaaaattgcacgaaacgtgaaaaacttgtctatgcatagaattgagcattcctaaggcatcaaattggaccgttatactctatttagtgttctagatgtttaacttgctagtttagctttggacaacgtttcgttaggtaaagaagccaatgaccaagttaagttcaaaattgcacgaaacgtgaaaaactgtctatgcatagaattgagcattcctaaggcatcaaattggaccgttatactctatttagtgttcttagaagtcttaacttgctagtttagcttttggacaacgtttcgttaggtaaagaagccaatagaccaagttaagttcaaaattgcacgaaacgtgaaaacttgtctatgcatagaactgagcattcctaaggcatcaaattggacgttttATAttatagtgtttttagaagtcttatttatttttttttacaactttTTAGTTAAAAAGCCAATATTTAAGTTAAATTATGAAACGTGAAATTGAAAATAATAGAATATGAAttttaaggcatcaattggaccgttatactctatttagtgttcttaaagtcttaacttgctagtttagattttggacaacgtttcgttgggtacagaagcaaatagaccaagttaatttcaaaattgcacgaaacgtgaaaaacttgtcactaTGCGTAGAAgtgagcattactaaggaatcaaattggatccgtttatcctctatttagtgttctacgatgaattaacttgctagcttagcttttggacaacgtttcgttaggtaaagaagcaatagaccaagtaagttcaaaattacacgaaacgtgaaaaacttgtctatgtatagaactgagcattcctaaggcatcaaattgcacgttactactctatttagtgttctactatgtattaacttgctagcttagcttttgggacaacgtttcgttaggtaaagaagccaatagatcaagttaagttcaaagttacacgaaacgtgaaaaacttgtctatgcatagaactgagaattcctaaggcatcaaattggaccgttatactctatttagtgttcttagaaatcttaacttgctagtttagctattggacaacgcttcgttaggtaaagaagccaatagaccaagttaagttcaaaattgcacgaacgtgaaaaacttgtgtatgcatagaattgagcattcctaaggcatcaaattggactgttatactctatttagtgttctacgatgttttaacttgctagttttagcctttggacaacgtttcattaggtaaagaagccaatggaccaagttaagttcaaaattgcatgaaacgtgaaaaactgatctatgcatagaattgagcattcctaaggcatcaaattggaccgttatactctatttagcgttcttagaagtcttaacttgctagtttagcttttggacaacgtttcgctaggtaaagaagccaatagaccaagttcggttcaaaattgcacgaaacgtgaaaaactcgtctatgcatagaattgagcattcctaaggcatcaaattggaccgttacactctatttaatgttcttagaagtcttaacttgctagtttagtttttggacaacgtttcgttaagtaaagaagccaatacaccaagttaagttcaaaattgcacgaaacgagaaaaacttgtctatacatagaactgagcattcctaaggcatcaaattggaccgttatactctatttagtgttcttagaagttttaacttgctagtttagcttttggacaacgtttcgttaggtaaaaaagccaatagaccaagttcagttcaaaattacggtAAACGTGAATGATAATAGATATGAAATTGTGTAACAAATGAGTAATACATGAGTATAtagacaagagaatgaagagaagaccatactacccttctatactaaaaatatacaaaatacacatctctaacaccccccctcaaactcaaggtgggtCAAACACCGAGAGTTTGCCAATAAGAAGCTGATGACGAGAAACAGTGTGAGACTTCGTGAAGAAATCCGCCAACTGTGCAACAGAATAAGTGAAAGGCAAGGAGAGAACATCCGATAGAAACTGCTCACgaacaaagtgacaatcaatctcaatgtgtttcgtCCTCTCGTGAAAAACAGGGTTGCTGGCAATATGGATAGCACTCCTGTTGTCACAATGCATCGGTGTGGGTCCAGAAATATGGACACCCAAGTGACTAAGGAGACGACGTagatgaacaatctccttagcCGTAGTGGCCATGGCACGATATTCCGCCTCCGTGCTAGAAAGAGAGActacattctgtttcttgctgcgccaagagatgagagagtcaccaagaaacacacagtagcctgtaatagagcgacgagaagtaggatcacgtgcccaatcagcatctgagtATGCCTGAAGAGTGAGAGGCGAGGATGATGATAAGTACAAGGACCTAGTCATAGTCCCACTGAGATACCTAAGAATCCGAAGGAGAGCACCATAGTGAACTGAGCTGGGAGTagacataaactgactcacaatactcacaGCATGAGCAATATCCGGACGAGTGATGCATAGGTACACAAGCTGACCAACAATCTACCTGTAGCGAGTCGGATCAGGAAGAGGCTGACCATCAGTCGGACGGAGCTTCACATTAAGCTCAAGAGGAGTGTCAACACTGCGAGTATCTGAGAGAGCAGCCCGACTGAGGATGTCAGAGAGATACTTCTGTTGGGACAGCAGAATGCCATGATCAGAACGAGTAatctcaataccaagaaaatacctGAGAGAACCAAGATCTTTCATTCGAAACTGAGACTGAAGGTGTCGCTGAAGATACTGTATGGCAGCGGTATCATcacctgtaatgatcatatcatccacatacaacagCAGAATCGCCCGCCCCTGAGGGGATGACCGAACAAATAGAGAGTGATCCTGAGAACTCTCAGTAAATCCAGCCTGAGTCACCACCTGACGAAAACGCTCAAACCAAGCccgaggggcttgtttgagaccatagataGCCCGACGAAGGCGACAAACATGCTGAGGAGGAGTCCGAAGTCCAGGAGGGGGTTGCATGTAAACAATTTCTGAGAGATCACCATTgagaaaggcattcttcacatccatctgaagaagaggcCATTGACTAACTGCCGCAACTGCCAATAAAGTGCGAACTGTAGTCATctgagcaactggagcaaaggtctcatcataatcaataccatGCACCTGAGAAAAACCTCTAGCTACAAGACGCGCCTTATAGCGCTCAATGGACCCATCAGGTCGACGTTTGACCCGGTAAATCCATTTGTAGCCAATAGGCCTAACACCAAcaggaagaggaaccacatcccaagtccgagtctccctaaaagcctcaaactcctcAGCCATAGCCTGCTGCCACTGAACGGACTGAGATGCCTCACTGTATGTACTAGGCTCAGACTCCGAATGAAGAGCAGTAAGAAAAGCAGTAAACTGTGGAGCATAAGTGGAAACAGAACTATAACCATACCTCTCCACAGGACGTCGCTCGCGCTGAGGATAGCGAGGTGCAGGAGGATCCGTACTAGCAGATGATGGACAAGTGATCGAGGAGGATGAGGTAGTATCAAAACTAGAAGATGGGACATAGTCAAGATCACGGGTGTAGTGAAGAGGATAAGGAGTAATACCagatgaaggaggaggaggaacaatATCAGTCGAGGAcgatgatgaagatggagatggaggatcAGGTACAGGGGGAACGTGATCAGGGCCAACAGAGGACGAGGAAGATGGAGGATTAGGCTCAGTAGGAGTAGAATCCGAGGGAGTGGAAGAGATTGAAATATCTAGAATGGAGGTAGAAGAAATaggaggagagagagtagaAATTTCAGGAGTGGGTAAAGGCGGAGGCGTAATAAAGGTAAGATCCTGAGATGTCGAGAAGAAATAAGGAACATCCTcaagaaaggagacatgacGAGAGATACGGACGCGCCGAGTCAAGGGATCGTAGCAACGATAACCCTTGTGTTCAGCACTGATACCGAGGAGAACACATTTGACAGAAACAGGAGACAATTTGGAACGCTCAGGAGGAGGTAATAGGACAAAACAAGTGCAGCCAAATGTGCGAAGACGAGAGTAGTCAGGTGGGGAGCGGAAGAGCCGCTCATGAGGAGAGATACGACCAGGGAGAACTGAAGAGGGAGTAATGTTGATAAGATTGACTGAAGTGAGAACAGCCTCAGCCCAGTAAGAACGAGGCACAGAAGCAGAAAGTAGAAGTGCCCGAGTAGTCTCTAGAATGTGTCGATGCTTCctttcagcaacaccattctgctcatgtgtgtgaggacatgagtgttgaaaaatggtaccgtgagaggagagcaatgagcgcatactagaagacaagtactcaAGAGCACAATCAGAGCGAAGCGTCTTGATGCGACGATCGAACTGGGTAAAAATCATAGTGGTAAAGTGCTCATACACAGAGAGAATCTCAGAGCGATGTTGTAAGAGATAGACCCAGGTATAgcgagtaaagtcatcaataaaggaaacataataacgataaccacaaatagaagggagaggtgcagggccccaaatatctgaatgtaatagatcaaaaaCACTAGAAGTTTGGGATACACTGGGTGAAAAGGGGAGTGCTgtagctttagcaagcttacaaccaagacaaggactcaaagcagaaaaagGACCACGACCGAGAGCTCCAGACAGGGAGAGACTCTTCAGTCGCGATTCAGAAATATGACCTAATCGTCTATGCCAGATATCAGGAGTAGGAGAGGCAAGGCCACAAAAACTGGGACGCGAGGAGGGAATGTGGAGGGACTGGAGATGATAGAGGCCACCCACTCTACGACCACTGCCAATCACCCGGCTGGTAGACGGATCCTGCACACGACAAGAAGAGGTAtgaataaaacatcatagccaaaatcacatataccaccaacagaaataaggttcatgctcaattgaggagcatgaagaacagagggtagagagagatggcctgagggctctgaggtagtagtaatagagccagcctgagaaactctcaatggagaaccatcagcagtgtaaatagagggaataggaggtgagggactacaatcagtcaacagtgaggcatcagaggtcatatgatgagagGCCCCAGAGTCAAAAGTCCAAGTACTAGACATACCAGTGGCTGAGAAAGCAGAGGGTGCAGGAGTGCTACCAGTGCTAGAAAAAGTAGTCATCTGCTCAAGACGCTGTTGATACTGCTGGAACTGCTGGAACTGCTGAAATTGCTGAATATCAATCTGAGGCAAAGcaagagcaggagcaggagcaggagaaggAAGTGCATGAGTAACAGCCGCAACAGTGGAAGTGGAGGCACGGCGGCCGCGGCCACGAGGTCCAACACGACGCTCGGGGTGGAGCTTCCAACAGTCATCTATAGTATGACCTGGCCGCATGCAATGAGGGCAAGTAGGACGACCAGAGGGAGCTGTGGAAACACTAGAGGGAGCTGCAACAAGAACACCGGAGAAACTAGAGGGCGCAGGAGTAGACTTGACCCCACCTAGTAGGCGAAGACGAGTCTCCTCGGCGACTAACTCAGCAACTGCAGTCTCGAGGCTGGGAGGGGGGTCACGATGTATAAGCTGACCAACCAGAGGACCAAACTCGGGGCGGAGAGCCATCAGAAACTCGTACATGTGACGCATATCCCAAAAAATCACATCAGCAGCAATATGACTGCCAGCAGGGAGAAAAACCTCCAACTCACGCCAAAAACCACGCATGTGGTGATAGAACTGCTGAATAGACCGATCATCCTGACGAGCAGTAGCAGCCTGAGTGAGAAGTGAATACTGACGAGCCCCACTGCGTTCAACAAAACGAGCGGTAAGAGATCTCCAAACAACATGGGCAGCTTGAGTAACTAGATCAGGACGGAGAGCCGGGTCGAGAGACTCAATCAGATAACTGGAGACTCGGTTAGTTCGAAGAGTCCAAGCAGTTAAAACATCATCAGAACCATCAGCAGGTGGACCATCTGTGAGATAAGATAAGAGCCCTCGGCCAAACAAGgcattacgaaccgtggcactccaAGTAAGCCAGTCACCGGCTGAAGTGAGCCGAAAATCAGTCGAAGTGGGAAGAAAATCCCGAGGAAGGTCAAGGGTGGTCAAACCAACGGTCGTCGATGATGCAGCCGAGGTCGACAAAGACCGAGTGGCAGAGGAACCAGTCCCCGTCAAAGGTCGAA
This genomic stretch from Tripterygium wilfordii isolate XIE 37 chromosome 22, ASM1340144v1, whole genome shotgun sequence harbors:
- the LOC119990998 gene encoding uncharacterized protein LOC119990998, which codes for MYYSFVTQFHIYYHGIELSFFFLYNFFFRAALFSDELLPVRHCSQLSQPSSGEISADLCCLPTSTAQFGALCGRCSQLSQSSSGEISAADQHCPVLYRPALVHSANPAASCQLPAPSSDLSAAGELLLVRLYSHLSRPSSLPTSTVQIDALCLFVLMATLGADFRPLTGTGSSATRSLSTSAASSTTVGLTTLDLPRDFLPTSTDFRLTSAGDWLTWSATVRNALFGRGLLSYLTDGPPADGSDDVLTAWTLRTNRVSSYLIESLDPALRPDLVTQAAHVVWRSLTARFVERSGARQYSLLTQAATARQDDRSIQQFYHHMRGFWRELEVFLPAGSHIAADVIFWDMRHMYEFLMALRPEFGPLVGQLIHRDPPPSLETAVAELVAEETRLRLLGGVKSTPAPSSFSGVLVAAPSSVSTAPSGRPTCPHCMRPGHTIDDCWKLHPERRVGPRGRGRRASTSTVAAVTHALPSPAPAPALALPQIDIQQFQQFQQFQQYQQRLEQMTTFSSTGSTPAPSAFSATGSVYQPGDWQWS